DNA sequence from the Oscillatoria sp. FACHB-1406 genome:
GTCGTCTTCTTGAATGAGATAGATACCGCCGCTCACGCTTGATTCCCCCTTTGGTTGCCGTCCATATATCGATTATCTTGCAAGCTAATCTCCGTTCCTAGTTATATTTTCCCTGAAACACTCGCTCGGCGGGGCCGGTCATATAAACCCGCTGCGTCTCCTCCGACCAGTGTAACTCGAGGGGGCCGCCGGGAAGTTCGACGGTGCAGGCGCGATCGCACCGTCCGTTTAATACGCCCGCCACAACGGAGGCACAAGCCCCCGTCCCGCAGGCGAGAGTAATCCCGGCCCCCCGTTCCCAAACGCGCATTTTCAGGTAATCCGATTTCACCACTTCGATAAACTCGGTATTGGTACGCTGGGGGAAGACGGGATGATGCTCGAATTTCGGCCCGATGCTTTCTAAGGGGATTTGGGCGACATTATCAACAAAAGTAATACAGTGCGGGTTGCCCATGCTGACGCAAGTTACTTGCCAAGTTTTTCCTTCGACTTCGAGGGGACAGTCGATCGCTTTTTCGTCGGCGGCGGCGAGGGTGGTAGGAATCTCAGCGGCTAGCAGTTGGGGCAGTCCCATATCGACGGTAACGCGCCCGTTCGCCTCTAGGGTGGGGCGGATTTCGCCAGCGAGGGTATGAATGCGGTATTGTTTGCCGACGATTTCGCTGCCTTCGAGTTCGGCGAGGAAGCGCGCCAGACAGCGAATGCCGTTGCCGCACATTTCCGGTTCCGAGCCATCGCTGTTGTAGATCCGCATGGTGTAATCGGTTCCGTCTTGTCCGGGGAGAGCAAAAATTACCCCATCCGCGCCGATCCCAAAATGGCGATCGCACATTTTAGCGGCTTGTTCGGGGGTTAAAATCGGCTCGGAGCGATGGCGATTATCGATTAAGATGAAGTCATTGCCCAGACCGTGATATTTACTAAACTCAACGCTCATAGAAAATCTGCAACAGAATAGAAGTTTATGAATGAAGCTGATACGGGATTGCCAAATTTTCGCCAAGTTCAAGGGTTTATTAAGGAGAACCAAGCGGTCGAGCTTAAGCTGCTGACGGGCGACCTGATTTCCGGTCGGGTGTTTTGGCAAGATTTACATTGCATTTGCGTGCGCGATGAGTCCGAGCAGTTAGTGACGATTTGGCGACACGCGATCGCCTATCTCAAGTTGAAAAATTAATTCCTGAAATCCGCGTTCGAGGTGCGTCTTTGTTATTGTACCCCCGAGTTCGTTCGATTGAGTCTGTAAGACAATAGAGTTTCGATGACCTCTTATTTTTCCCTTCCCCTCAAACTGACGAGCGCTGCGGTTGCTGGTTTCACCCTCGCCGCTTCACCCGCTTTAGCGCTAGAAGTCACGGTTAACCCCACGAATCCTCGCCTCGGCGATACGATTTCAACGGTTATCCAACTCGAGGATTCCGCCTCGCCCCCAACGGTAACGTTGAACGGTCAATCCTACGCCGCCTTCCAAATCGGCGGCAATCGCTATCGCGCCCTTCTACCCACGACTCCCCTCGACCGTCCCGGTTCGCGATCGGTGCAGGTTGAAGGAGATGGGCAAACGCGCAATCTGAATTTGCAATTGCGCGATCGCGATTTTGCCGTACAGCGGATTCGCGTTGCGGGCGGCGGCGACAATGCTACGGAAATGGAGTTGGCGCGGGTAGCAGCGTTTAAAGCGCTGGTTACGCCAGAGAAGTTTTGGAGCGGTCCTTTTCTCAAACCGACTTCGGGTTCGGTTTCGACGGAGTTTGGGGTACGCCGTTACTATAATGGCGTATTCGCGCAGGATTATTACCATCGCGGCGTGGATTATGCGGCGAGTACCGGAACGCCGGTGATTGCGCCAGCGGGCGGGCGAGTTGCTTTAGTGGGGCGCGAGTCTGAGGGGTTTCGCTTGCATGGAAATGTAGTGGGAATCGACCACGGACAGGGCGTGGTTAGTATTTTCCTTCATCTGAGTCGGATTAATGTTAAGGAAGGCGATGTCGTGCGTGCGGGGCAGCAAATCGGGGCAGTTGGCTCGACGGGGGCGGCAACCGGGCCGCATTTGCATTGGGGGCTATATGTGAATGGGAGCGCGATCGATCCGGTTCCTTGGCGCTATACAGGAATTGAGTGATTGACGCAGGTTTGAAGCATTGAGGGTCGATTATACGGCTACTTTTCTTCTAGGAAAGTGAATTAATTTAAATCCGTATATTCAACATGGAACGCGATCTTTCCGGAGTTCGAGCCGACCGAAATGGAGAAGTCAGATGATGTTAATCCAACAGATGATGGGGGAATTATTAATCTATTTCAGAAGATAAATTTGCTGAAGTTTTGACAGAGCTTACTCGGATGGCATTTTTAAAAACTCCCACTAGAATTTGATTGTGCGGTTTAAAACTGGCTCTGCTGAAATCTCAGCTTAATAAGTACATTTATATCATCTCAGTAGGAAGGGGCAGGGAGAAATCCTAAGTATTCTTGCTTTTTTTGCCTTCTCCACCGGAGAGATTATCATAGAGCCATTAGCCAACTAGATTCACTATTGAGAACAGGTAATGTAAAGCAATGAGTATTGAAGAAATTGTGGAACAAGCATTGCAGGACGGCTATCTTACTCCAACGATGGAAGCGGAAGTGGGTCGCATCTGCGATACGGCTTCGGAGTTAACAATTGAAGAGTATATGGCGCTCGATCGCTTGATGGGATCGCTGCTGACCGGAGAAGTGGTAGCTGTTCCGCGCAAACAATTTATTAACGTGATGGAAGAGTTGGTGCTGAGCGAATCAATTACGCGCGTTGCCGAGATCGAAGCGACTAGCGATAGCGTTTTGGATGTCGGCGATATTGCGGCCTACGCCCTCAACCGCTTGCCGCCCCTTTATGCAACCACCGAGGAAGGCGCGAGTTTCCAACGCAGCAAAGCCAAACAAGAACTTCAGGAGTTGATCGACCAGCAAATTGATGAAGCCATCTCGCGCAACCTCGATCGCCCCGATGTTAATGTCGGTAAAGAACCAATTAAAGCTAACCTGAAACCCTCAAACGTGGAAACGCTCAAGCAAGTTAGCAGCTTGTTGCAATCGTATGCCCCTAATTTTGAGGGACAAACAACCTCAAATTAACAGTAATTTCGAGTAAGCGGTTCATTCTCGCATCCCTACAGCAAGACTCCCTGAAATCCCTGTTGTAGCAATCGAGCCAGTGGGCGGTATAGTAAGCCTCAGAGCCGGTTGTGGCTGAAGTTAGAAATCGTCGCTCGCCCTTGAAGGCAACCCGGACGAAGGACTGGAACTTTTCCGGAAGTGCAGCAGTCATTTCGGAAGGAGGATAAAAGTCGTGCCTTCAAGCGAGTTATGAATCAATCAATTTCTGCTGCACCCTGGTCAACTGGTAAGGGCCAAGCCATCAGCCCCTCTCTTCCCGAAGTCGTGGTGTCCCCTCCCGATAAACTGCCGAACTACGATTTGATTTTGCGCTGTCAGGAAGGCCTCAGACCTGACCGCGCAGCTTTTGCTGAGTTGCTGCGTCGTTACAATCCTCACGTCGAGAAGATTCTCTATCATTTAGCGCCGGATTGGCAAGATCGCGCCGACCTCACGCAGGAAGTTTGGATTCGCGTTTACCGCAATGTTAAGCGCTTGCAAGAACCGGCGAAGTTTAAGGGGTGGTTGAGTCGCATTGCGACTAACTTGTTTTATGACGAACTGCGCAAGCGCAAGCGCGTTGCGCCGCCGCTGTCGCTCGATGCGCCCCGCACGATGGATGACGGCGAGATGAGTTGGGAAATTGCCGCAGATGCCCCGAGTCCGGAAGATAGCCTAGCGACGCGAGAGTTTTACGAAAAGCTGCAAGGTGCGATCGCGGAATTGCCGGAAGCCTTTCGCACGACGATTATCCTCCGAGAAATTCAAGGCTTAGCTTACGAGGAAATTGCAGAAATTACCGGCGTTTCCCTCGGAACGGTTAAATCGCGAATTGCCCGGGCAAGAACTCGACTGCAATCGGAACTTCAGCCGTATCTCGACGGTCAGTAATTTCCGAAGTGATAATGTTAAAATTCCCAAAGCGATGGCTCGAGCGAAATATCGAGCGTGCAATCTATCAAACACTATCCTCGTCAGGGTGCTGCGAGGTACGCAAGATTGAAGGTGATGTACTATGAGTTCTCAATTCAACTTTAACACTCGAAAATCCATGCCCTCGGCGACGGATAAAATGATGACTCTCGATAGCTCTGGACGCGATCGCTTCGAGCTACTCAGCGCGTACCTCGACGGCGAAGCAACGGCAGCGGAACGCCAGCAAGTCCAGCATTGGTTAGATCGCGATCCGGAAGTTCAACAACTTTACCGCAGACTGCTCGCTCTGCGCCGAGGATTTCAAACGCTCCCAACTCCGGTTCCCGCGCAATCGAGCGACGAAATCGCGCGCGGGGTGTTCCAACGCCTTCGCAAACGCCAACTCAAGCGTACAGCCGTTTTGGGCGGCGGCGCGATCGCGGCGGTTCTTGTGGGGACGCTCTCGAGCTTGCTCTCGAGCGGACAAACCCCGGGCCTAAAATTTGCCGAATCTAACCCATCGCTCTACACCGCTGCGATTTCTTCCTCTCCGATTGACGGCGAAATGTTGAAGATTGCGATCGATCGCCCCGTGGTGGAAATTCCTAAAGCTGCCGTCTCCACAGACCTTAAGAAGACCGAGCCTTAGAAGTTTATCCGCAGCACGATTTGAATAATTTGTCAAGGGCAAGCGAGAAAAATCGACCCATTCTCCTTGCCCGATTTTATTAGGTCAGGGAACAAGGTGGGAGCGCAACGACATCGTAATTGCCAAAAATCTTGAGCGGGGTGGCATATTCGGCGAGTTCGGCGAGGGCGGCTTGGATGTGAGGTTGCGTTGCATCCACCTCGAGGTCGATGAAAAAGATATACTCGCCCAAGAGTCGTTTCGTCGGGCGCGACTCGATGCGACTCATATTAATGCTGCGTTTGGCAAAGATTTGTAGGGGTTTAACCAGCGCGCCCGGTACATTCGCCGCCGTGCCGAAAGCGAGGGAAATGTGACTGCCGCCCGTGCTGGGTTGCAAGCCAACCACCCAAAAGCGCGTGCAATTGCCGGGAAAATCGCTAATATCGCCCGCTAGGATGGGAAGTTCGTAGAGATGGGCAGCGCGAGGGGAAGCAATGGCAGCCGCCGTCAAATCGCGATCGAGGTAGTCCAGCGCTTCCGTCGTCGAATTCATCGCCACTAACTGCGCTTGCGGCAAACTGCGTTCCAACCACCTTTGGCATTGCGCGATCGCTTGCGGATGGGAATACACCTTCGCAATCGCCTCCAAAGACTCCGCGCGCGACAGAAGAACGTGAGCGATCGGCAAAATCAACGCCTGCTGAATTTGCAACCCATCCAACTCCCAAAACAAATCCAGCGAGATCGCCACGCTACCGCCGATGGAATTTTCGATCGGCACAATCGCGAGATCTGCTTCCCCTTGCGCCACGCTGCGTAACGTTCGCGCAATATCCGGGTAAGGACAAAGCAAAACCTCCTCGCCAGGATTTGCCTCGCTATAAGCCAAAGCAGCCGCTTCTGAATTTGTACCCGGTGGCCCCAGGTAAGCCAAAGAAATCCCCATCGCTTCTGTTGCAGGTTACATCTTTCTAGATTAGCCCTTTGAGAGCAGATTGCTTAGCGATCGGGGTAATACCCATTCAAAATTAAAAATTAAAAATTAAAAATGAAGAAACCTAGATAGATTAGGGGTTTCAGCCTCAAGATGTGTCGTCCGAACTCGGAGAATTGGTATAAGGTGGTTAGGCGATCGCTAGATTTGCCTAAAAAGGTAGATTTTCGCCCGCCGTAACGCACCGATTTAAAGCCCTACTCTCCTCAATTCTCGCTGAATATAATGAGATTATGGTGCGTTACGCTTCGCTAACACACCCTACATAGCCCTTGGGTAGGGTGTGTTAGGCATTAGCGAGATTGGGCTAAAAAAGGTAGATTTTCGCCCGCCGTAACGCACCGACTTAAAACCCTACTCTCCTCAATTCTTGCTGAATATAATGAGATTATGGTGCGTTACGCTTCGCTAACACACCCTACATAGCCCTTGGGTAGGGTGCGTTAGGCATTAGCGAGATTGGGCTAAAAAAGGCAGAAATCAAAGGCTCCGAGCATTGTCCATTGTCAATTATCCGAGACGTTATCCATTGTCAATTGTCAATTATCAATTAAATGAACCCTTCCCGCCTCATTAAAATTAGTCGATACTTGAGCAAACACTTGCGCCATCAACCGGAACGCTTGGGATTAACGCTAGCGGCGGGGGGATGGGTTGAAGTGGATAAATTATTAGCAGCGTGTAATGAAAATCAGTTTCCTTTAACGCGCGCCGAACTCGAAGAAGTCGTAGCAAAAAATGACAAACAACGTTTTTCTTTCGATGAAACAAAGACTTTAATTCGCGCTAACCAAGGACATAGCGTTGAAGTTGACCTTCAACTCAAAGCGCAAATTCCACCCGATATTTTGTACCACGGAACGCCCAAACAAACCGTTCCGCTGATTTTTGAATCGGGTTTAAAAAAGATGGCAAGACATCACGTTCATCTCTCGTCAGACATTGCAACGGCGATAAAAGTGGGCGCGCGGCGGGGCTATCCGGTAGTATTCGCGATCGATGCTGCTACCATGCAGAAAGAAGGTTTTATCTTTTATTGTTCCGATAATGGCGTGTGGTTAGTCGATAGCGTTCCGACGCAATATCTTAAACCCATTCCGTTCTAGAAATAGTAGGTTGCGGTTCAGTTAAAACATCTTTAAATTAGGTAATACAAACCCCCTCCCCTCTCCCCATCCTGCATGACGCAACAGTTCTTGGGTAGGGTGCGTTAGGCGTTAGCTAGATTGGGCAAAAAAGGCAGATTTTTCGGCACGCCGTAACGCACCGACTTAAAGCCCTGCTCTCCTCAATTCTTGCTGAATAGAATGAGATTACGGTGCGTTACGCTGTTGCTAACACACCCTACTTGGTTCTTGGGTAGGGTGCGTTAGGCGCTCCCCAGATTGGGCAAAAAAGATAGATTTTCGGTAACGAGATTACCGAACAGTCGCCGCGCTCCTACTTTTAGAAATAATACAAGCTCAGTTAAATTAATGAAGGGTTACAGTTCGCTAACGTACCCTTTTTTTATGAGACTTAAAAGCAGTGGAGACGTTACAGATCGTGTCTTTACCGGAAATATAGGGGGCAAAGGCTGCGAGTACCATTTTTTTACTATGGAGCGATTAAAATTCTGCCTTCTCTCGCGCTAAAAATAATTAATATTTGCTTTACAAGTCGCCTTGAACTATGTTGAAATTATTAGAGCATCTTCAAGAAATTTTACAGGCTTAATGAAGAGAAAATTCGAGGACTTGTTGTCTGATTTCGTTTGGCCGTGGTGGTTTCCCTATCCGAGTTCGTGGCTGAGGACGGCGCTTTTAGTTCCTCTTGCCTTTCCTTTCAATGTTTTGATTCTTTCTGGAATTGTTGGCATTTTTATTTCTGCTTCCGAACAAAATTGGGCTATTTTAGTATTTTCTATCATTGCGGGACTTATTTTGCCGACTCTTATCTTGTCCTTATAATTCTCGCCCAAATCCTCCCGCTAGAACAATAGATCCCATTAATTTAGAATTAGCAAAATTGCGAGGCGATATGGGGCTAACTTCTGTCAGTAAACCTCAAGGCAAACGCATTTATAAACAACCTTCCGCGCGATCGCACTCCTTCCCCTTAAGATACCTACAACTTCCCGCGTTTATTTTAACGGGATTAGGCATCGCGCTGGCGTTCTATTTCGGGGTAAAACACTTGCCGCTCGCCCCACAAACTGAAACATTTCTTCCTACCGTAACCCCTTCTTTAAGCGCGCCAATTGTTCAGTCCGATCCCTTTGCAGAAGCCGTTAAAAGTGCTACAACAGCCGCTCAACTCGCCCAAGTTGCTAAAACCTCTTCCGATTGGCAGCTTGTCGCTCAACAGTGGCAAACAGCCGCAACTTTAATGAATAGCGTACCTTCCGATCGCGTTCAATTCAACCTCGCCCGTCAAAAAGCTGTAGAGTACGAAAAAAACTTTCAATACGCTCGGAAAAATGCCGAAAAGTAGAGATGAATGGTTCTTTAGTGACTATTTATCAATTTTTTATTCTGTCCTGTAGGGACGTTATATATAACGTCCCTACAGAGTATCGATCGCATTTTACCGGCGATCGAGTTGTCGCAATAAGGTTTCGGCATGGGCTGCCCATTCTGCATTACCGCGATCGCGGTACAAATCTCTGGCATACTGTAAAACCCGTCGCGCTTCTTCGGGACGATTGTCGCTCAAAAATACCAATCCCGCACCGTAATAAGCGTTGGGATAGTTGGGATTGGCGGCACTAGAACGGCGAAAGGCATCAAGGGATGCTTCGCGATCGCCCCGATTGAATAAAATAATCCCTAAGTTATACAGCGCTTCTTCGTACTGAGGGTTAATGCGAATCGCTTGTTCTAGCCGTTCTCGGGCGGCTTCGAGTTGGTTGCGTTGCAGGTGGATAAGCGCGAGGTGATAGGCGGGTTCGGGGGCGTTAGGGCTGAGGGAAATCGCGCGGTTGAAGCTTTGTTCCGCCCCCTCGAGTTCGCCGAGATCTTTCAGCACTAAACCGAGGTTATAATGGGCAACTCCGAGCTTAGGATCGATCGCGACGGCACGCTGCAAATAGTCTTTGGCAAGCTGCAAATTCTGTCCTTCGTAGAGTGCCGCGCCGAGGTTGGCGTAAGCGAGGGAAAAATTAGGATCGGCTTGAACCGCTTTGTAAAAGGCATCGGCGGCAGGTTGCAAGGCTCCTTGTTGTCGCAGCGCGAGTCCGAGGTTATAGTAAGCGGGGGCGAGACTGGGATCGAGTCGGGCGGCTTCGGTAAAAAAGGCGATCGCATCTTGTACCTGACCTTGGCTGATCCGTTGCAAACCTGCATTCAAATACTCTACAGCTTGCGGTTGCGTAGGCGTGAGAACGG
Encoded proteins:
- a CDS encoding late competence development ComFB family protein; its protein translation is MSIEEIVEQALQDGYLTPTMEAEVGRICDTASELTIEEYMALDRLMGSLLTGEVVAVPRKQFINVMEELVLSESITRVAEIEATSDSVLDVGDIAAYALNRLPPLYATTEEGASFQRSKAKQELQELIDQQIDEAISRNLDRPDVNVGKEPIKANLKPSNVETLKQVSSLLQSYAPNFEGQTTSN
- a CDS encoding sigma-70 family RNA polymerase sigma factor; this translates as MNQSISAAPWSTGKGQAISPSLPEVVVSPPDKLPNYDLILRCQEGLRPDRAAFAELLRRYNPHVEKILYHLAPDWQDRADLTQEVWIRVYRNVKRLQEPAKFKGWLSRIATNLFYDELRKRKRVAPPLSLDAPRTMDDGEMSWEIAADAPSPEDSLATREFYEKLQGAIAELPEAFRTTIILREIQGLAYEEIAEITGVSLGTVKSRIARARTRLQSELQPYLDGQ
- a CDS encoding RNA-binding protein hfq, whose protein sequence is MNEADTGLPNFRQVQGFIKENQAVELKLLTGDLISGRVFWQDLHCICVRDESEQLVTIWRHAIAYLKLKN
- a CDS encoding M23 family metallopeptidase — protein: MTSYFSLPLKLTSAAVAGFTLAASPALALEVTVNPTNPRLGDTISTVIQLEDSASPPTVTLNGQSYAAFQIGGNRYRALLPTTPLDRPGSRSVQVEGDGQTRNLNLQLRDRDFAVQRIRVAGGGDNATEMELARVAAFKALVTPEKFWSGPFLKPTSGSVSTEFGVRRYYNGVFAQDYYHRGVDYAASTGTPVIAPAGGRVALVGRESEGFRLHGNVVGIDHGQGVVSIFLHLSRINVKEGDVVRAGQQIGAVGSTGAATGPHLHWGLYVNGSAIDPVPWRYTGIE
- the dapF gene encoding diaminopimelate epimerase is translated as MSVEFSKYHGLGNDFILIDNRHRSEPILTPEQAAKMCDRHFGIGADGVIFALPGQDGTDYTMRIYNSDGSEPEMCGNGIRCLARFLAELEGSEIVGKQYRIHTLAGEIRPTLEANGRVTVDMGLPQLLAAEIPTTLAAADEKAIDCPLEVEGKTWQVTCVSMGNPHCITFVDNVAQIPLESIGPKFEHHPVFPQRTNTEFIEVVKSDYLKMRVWERGAGITLACGTGACASVVAGVLNGRCDRACTVELPGGPLELHWSEETQRVYMTGPAERVFQGKYN
- a CDS encoding RNA 2'-phosphotransferase, producing the protein MNPSRLIKISRYLSKHLRHQPERLGLTLAAGGWVEVDKLLAACNENQFPLTRAELEEVVAKNDKQRFSFDETKTLIRANQGHSVEVDLQLKAQIPPDILYHGTPKQTVPLIFESGLKKMARHHVHLSSDIATAIKVGARRGYPVVFAIDAATMQKEGFIFYCSDNGVWLVDSVPTQYLKPIPF
- the pheA gene encoding prephenate dehydratase; translated protein: MGISLAYLGPPGTNSEAAALAYSEANPGEEVLLCPYPDIARTLRSVAQGEADLAIVPIENSIGGSVAISLDLFWELDGLQIQQALILPIAHVLLSRAESLEAIAKVYSHPQAIAQCQRWLERSLPQAQLVAMNSTTEALDYLDRDLTAAAIASPRAAHLYELPILAGDISDFPGNCTRFWVVGLQPSTGGSHISLAFGTAANVPGALVKPLQIFAKRSINMSRIESRPTKRLLGEYIFFIDLEVDATQPHIQAALAELAEYATPLKIFGNYDVVALPPCSLT
- a CDS encoding tetratricopeptide repeat protein, which produces MNKRNNMRLKLGQMLGLGVAIASLGLGSPSGSQSLPVLTPTQPQAVEYLNAGLQRISQGQVQDAIAFFTEAARLDPSLAPAYYNLGLALRQQGALQPAADAFYKAVQADPNFSLAYANLGAALYEGQNLQLAKDYLQRAVAIDPKLGVAHYNLGLVLKDLGELEGAEQSFNRAISLSPNAPEPAYHLALIHLQRNQLEAARERLEQAIRINPQYEEALYNLGIILFNRGDREASLDAFRRSSAANPNYPNAYYGAGLVFLSDNRPEEARRVLQYARDLYRDRGNAEWAAHAETLLRQLDRR
- a CDS encoding Fis family transcriptional regulator, whose translation is MSSQFNFNTRKSMPSATDKMMTLDSSGRDRFELLSAYLDGEATAAERQQVQHWLDRDPEVQQLYRRLLALRRGFQTLPTPVPAQSSDEIARGVFQRLRKRQLKRTAVLGGGAIAAVLVGTLSSLLSSGQTPGLKFAESNPSLYTAAISSSPIDGEMLKIAIDRPVVEIPKAAVSTDLKKTEP